CCAGCATTTTGAATACACCAGGTTCTTCATAAAATTTGGCTGCAACAAAGTCTAGGAGCTCATACTGGTGTTCACCTGGTAAAGCAAAGGATTTTATCATGAGGAATAATGTTGGCtatgataaatatttgaaacttgACATCTCATAAAACATCTGAACTTTATCAGATATCCTACTCTGAAGAAACAATAACATGTCTAATAAAAGTCAGATCATGATGATATGTCAGTTATATGAAATAAAGGTTGATATAAAGTTTATATAAAAGTTGTTCAGGTATTCATAAAAAGCATTTAGTAATACTTACTTGTGTATGCTCTTGCATATAGCACATTATCCAGCACAGCGCTCTGGTCAAGATTAAACCTGTCAGCAATGCCTCGTAATCGGTCAGGTCGACTGTTGTCATAAAGGACTACAAACACTTAGACATACTTGATATTGACCAAACGCAAACATTTCTTAAGTATGCAAGGTAACAATTAATAATCTATTGTAAGTCATAGGATACAAAGTATTCTCTGTGTCAATGAACACAACCTTTCCTCCACAATAACCATTGGCTCCTGGTAGCTGAGATGTCACTGAAAACAAATAAGAACACCGATCAACACCTGAGACTGAATTGCATCTCTTTATAGAGAGGGGGAAGAAATCAGGGGgagaaagtttaaaactaaaATACTTTATCAGAAGTACATTGTATGTATGCAAGTACAACTTCTGGCCTTTAAGACTATGACTTTAACCAAGAGGATGATAAAAGCCTGGTAAAATTCTGCAAGGTCTTGTAAGCACATCTGGTTCATAactcatccttgatatctccaggtatacattccgatatgTCTCCATTATAccatggatgcatctacgggtcggcccgctaattttattacctccctttgctggctctgcattctcacagaaGCCAGTCAGCTAAACCACAGTtataactgagcttgccagtgtcaacaaaggtagtgGTTGCAACTGCAAAGATATGCTtgcagtgtgactcagatttgggggaaatcatacagacaaattcataagtccaaaactttaaaaaagtATAAGCTAgaacctctttcagagaacctctgcatggcaTGTGTTGCCAAGTTTGGTTGGTTAGATAATTTGGAAATCGGAAGTGACTTGAcactggttcgctcaacttcccagtgcagacacctgattggataaatagctagccaagggaggtaataaatttatcatgCTGCGCCGTAGgcgcgtccagggtatagtggagaattatcggaatgtataccctggagatattgaggatagTTCATAACTAAGACACTAAGTGATAACACTTAAGTAATGAAACCCAATCTGTGAGCCATCATCTACATGTAAGCAGAATCAAAAGTTATGAAGTGCATATTAAGGGTGTGTTTATATGTGATCACAAGCCAACATTTCAGATTAATTTCTACAGCTGATTAATGGTCTGTTTGGTAGAAGCAGCATTGAATCCATACTTTGCTGCAGTCTGACATACAAATTTAACAACAAAAAAATCCTCACCACACAAAGTATGTGAAATCTGTGTCTTTCCTGTTCTGAATTCTCCGAAGGCTTCTGTGATGGCCATACTTTCTACTCCTCCTCCTAGTAGTTTACtgttcaaaacaaaaccaaagagTTGTTAATATCAACTTCCCTAGTTAAATAATACGCATCAATGAAAAAACCTTTACTAATCATTGTAATCAATCAACATACTCTAACTCTTGACTCCCAGTTGAAACCTTAAAAACTTGTTTTCGCTTGTCAGCATACTGTAAAGCTGTTAGAAATCCTGGGTCCTGCAAATAGAAGATATATATTCACTGGAAAATCATGCTCAAAATGTCAGAGGACAATTAATTGATTTACAACActgttaataataatatattctTGACAACAGCTTTTTAAAAATCTGCTCacacacttttttgtgttttAGACATCAGTTAATGTAATCTTCCTGTTTGAATTAGTTATCAAGACCACTGTCTTTAAGTAGGTGATCCATACAAAAGGCATAACAGAGAAATAATGTTCACCACAAGTTTTGCTGATGCTTCTTTGATCTTTTCCATCTTCGCCTCTGAGATACCTTTGATGGTACACAGTTTCTTTCTTGTAGTCATTTGAACTCCCTGAAAATATTGATGACTTAAAGGAAAGCAATAACCACTCCTAACCACTAGTCAACTGGCAGGAGAATGCTGTGTATCCTGATTTCAATATATTAAGTAAAACGACCATGTAAAACACTCCAGATTTCATGCTatacaataaaataacagttgttCTTACCTTGATTGTGCATATCCCTGCTTGTTTCAGTTTCTTGATATCAGCTACattctaaatatgaaacaatacatattttctttcaggTTCACAGTGAAAGAAGAGTGATTTAATAAAAATTAATCACAGTATGTATGATATTTGTTTACCCTGCTAAATGCATTGTTTATCTATGCTTGTCAACAACTGCTAACATACAAATTTGTCAAAACAAtcataacatttttaaaaaattggtcGAAGTCCAAGAACACCTGATGTGATCTAAAACCATACAAATGTTCAATAGCTGCATGACTCCAAACTAATTTCTAACAATTATTGATTAATAAAGGACGTATTCATCAAGGTCAGAGATGAATataatttaaaatgaaaacattaatcAGTCAGTGCCAAAATGTATTGAGCTCATTTCACAAAGCCCTGACTTTGTAAAAGAAAgaataagaaaaagaaaaacccTGTTTAAGTGAGTCCtttatccataaaaaaactGCCACTTTAAACTGAGCATATCTGCAAATAGTAGGAAACAATCACTTACAATGCCATGATTCTGCAGCTGATCAATGTCAAGAAACATTGActcctgaaacaaaaacaaactttgaGAATATGTATAATGGTGTCACCTCTATATGACCAacctcactgactgactgacaaaAAGATAATGCCAA
The nucleotide sequence above comes from Haliotis asinina isolate JCU_RB_2024 chromosome 5, JCU_Hal_asi_v2, whole genome shotgun sequence. Encoded proteins:
- the LOC137284278 gene encoding meiotic recombination protein DMC1/LIM15 homolog; amino-acid sequence: METEDQVVDEEIASDEEESMFLDIDQLQNHGINVADIKKLKQAGICTIKGVQMTTRKKLCTIKGISEAKMEKIKEASAKLVDPGFLTALQYADKRKQVFKVSTGSQELDKLLGGGVESMAITEAFGEFRTGKTQISHTLCVTSQLPGANGYCGGKVVFIDTENTFRPDRLRGIADRFNLDQSAVLDNVLYARAYTSEHQYELLDFVAAKFYEEPGVFKMLIVDSIMALFRVDFSGRGELADRQQKLAQLLSRLQKIAEEYNVAVFVTNQMTSDPGAGMSFQADPKKPIGGHILAHASTVRISLRKGRAENRIAKIYDSPDLPENEATFAISGGGIIDSKE